CTACATTCCTCGGGAGAATTTCAGGAATAATCGCAAAAAACGGACCATATGGAGCGTACATTGCTCCCCCGGCAATCACTAACAAAAGAAAAGATAGCCAAAAGTTACTCGTGCCAATTTCGTAAGAAGCATAGAACGAAACGGCCCCAATCAAAAGAAACGGCCACACAAAGCTCCCGCGATTTAACAATTTATCTGATAAAAAGGAGGCTCCAAGCATTAATACGATGGCAAGAATATAAGGAATAGAAGAAAGCCATCCTGTTGTCACGATATCCATGTTCGGAGCAGCGTTAATGATGGAAGGCAGCCACATGACAAACCCGTAAACGCCGATGCTCCATAGTGCGTATTGAAGGCTGAGCAGGATGACCGTTTTGTTTTTAAAGGCTTCTCCGTAATTTTTGACAGGCTTTATCCCTTTTTGTTCTTTTTCTAATTCTTCTTGAAGCAATTGTCTTTCTCTTTCATTCAGCCATTTTGCGTCCTTCGGCTTATCATTTACTAGTTTCCACCAGAAAAATGCCCATAGAATCGCAGGTAGACCTTCGATAATAAACATCCATCTCCAGCCAAAAGCATTTAATAGGTATCCGGAGACGATCGACATCCAAAGGATCGTTGCGGGATTTCCTAAAATCAAGAAGGTATTTGCCCGGGATCGTTCAGCACTTGTGAACCAGTGACTAAGGAATACGAGCATTGCCGGCATGACAGCGCTTTCTACAACACCAAGCAAAAATCTGATACCAAAGAGGAGACTGATGTCCGATACCATCCCTGTTAAACTGGCGAGCGCACCCCATAAAATCAGCGACCAGAAGATTAGCTTTTTCGCGCTTTTATTTTCAGCATAATGCGCGCCGGGAATTTGGAAAAAGAAATATCCCAAGAAAAACAGTGATCCGAGTAAAGAAGAGATTGCCGGAGTAATATGAAGATCTTCAGCAAGTCCTGCAGCAGCGCCAAACCCATAATTCGCACGGTCTAAGTAAGCAAGGCTGTAGGTAATGAATACGACCGGGATTAATCGGAGCCATCGCTTTTTTGCAATTGGTTGATTCACCTTAGTTCACTCCCTGTTTATTGTTCTCTAAAAATTCGTTTAGCTGATTTCTTGTTGGATATCCATCGTTGTCTCCCTGAGATTGAACGGCCATGGCGCCGATGGCATTTCCACGAGTTACAGCTTCTTCTATCGTCAAGTGTTTCAATAATCCACTAATGACTCCTACAGCAAATCCGTCGCCTGCCCCAACAGTATCAATGACTTCGGGAACTTTAAAACCGCTTACAATTCCTTCTTCACTTTTCGACTGGTAATAAGCGCCTTCTTCCCCGAGCTTAACAATGACGAGCTCAACCCCTCTGTCTAAATAAAAGGCAGCGATATCCTTAGGATTTTTATAGCCGGTCAAAATTTCCCCTTCTGTCAAACCAGGCATCACATAATTGGCTTGAAATGCTGCTTTATTAATGACTGTTACCATTTCTTCTTCTGTATTCCATAAAGAAGGGCGCAAATTGGGATCGAATGTTACTGTTTTCCCAGATGATCTCATAAAATTCAGCGCATGCTCAGCAAATTCTCTCGTATGCAATGAGATTGCCAGAGGTATTCCCGTCATGTGCAAATGGCTGGCTGATTGAAAATATGCGCTATTGAAGTCCTTTTTGTTTAATTGGCTTGCAGCTGAGTTTTTTCGAAAATATTGTACTTCCGGATCGCCTTTGATTACCTTCGATTTCAATTGAAATCCGGTTGGGTATCTGTTGTCCACTTCAACATTGCCGATATCGACATGCTCCTCTTGTAATCGATCGATGATGAACCTTCCAAAAGCGTCTTCCCCTACCTTGCTCACCCATCCCGACTTAAGCCCGAGCCTTGCCAAACCAATTGCCACATTCGTTTCAGCTCCGGCCAGCTCTCGTGTAAATTGCTTGACCTTGTGCAGCGATCCTGGTTCATCCGCGATAAACATAGCCATGGCTTCTCCAAAAGTAATAACATCTAACTGATTCACAAAGACTCCTCACTTTCATTCGTTTTTTCCAAGAACATTTCGATATACTTTTTGATTTGATCCAATGACTGTATTGGAAACTCTATCGCTTTTAACATTTTTCTTGGAAAATACGATTCTATCTCTCTCCATTTTTCCAAAGAAATCGGTATGGTAACTCGTTCACCGTCAATGCTTTCAACCTGTTTAAGATGGATATAGGCAACATACTTTGACAGCTGACGTACGGCCTGATCCCCACATTCATTCACATAATCCCAATTGCCGGTATCAAAGGTCATTTCAATTGGCACCTTGTGTTCGTAAACGGTTTCAAAGAACTCGCGAAGTCTGTCAATATTCCCGCCATGATGCGTTTGATCATTTTCTATCAACAATTTCAGGTTGTTTTCTGTTATTCTGCTGTTCCGCAGTACTTCTTTTAGAAGACGTATGTCCGAAGTTGATTTTTGATAGTGACCTAATGATAGTTTAAGAATCTTTGCTCCTAATCGGTATGCTTCATCAATTACCATTTCTAGCTGGCTGTTGTTTAGCTTTCCTCCCTC
This window of the Bacillus gobiensis genome carries:
- a CDS encoding sugar kinase is translated as MNQLDVITFGEAMAMFIADEPGSLHKVKQFTRELAGAETNVAIGLARLGLKSGWVSKVGEDAFGRFIIDRLQEEHVDIGNVEVDNRYPTGFQLKSKVIKGDPEVQYFRKNSAASQLNKKDFNSAYFQSASHLHMTGIPLAISLHTREFAEHALNFMRSSGKTVTFDPNLRPSLWNTEEEMVTVINKAAFQANYVMPGLTEGEILTGYKNPKDIAAFYLDRGVELVIVKLGEEGAYYQSKSEEGIVSGFKVPEVIDTVGAGDGFAVGVISGLLKHLTIEEAVTRGNAIGAMAVQSQGDNDGYPTRNQLNEFLENNKQGVN
- a CDS encoding MFS transporter, encoding MNQPIAKKRWLRLIPVVFITYSLAYLDRANYGFGAAAGLAEDLHITPAISSLLGSLFFLGYFFFQIPGAHYAENKSAKKLIFWSLILWGALASLTGMVSDISLLFGIRFLLGVVESAVMPAMLVFLSHWFTSAERSRANTFLILGNPATILWMSIVSGYLLNAFGWRWMFIIEGLPAILWAFFWWKLVNDKPKDAKWLNERERQLLQEELEKEQKGIKPVKNYGEAFKNKTVILLSLQYALWSIGVYGFVMWLPSIINAAPNMDIVTTGWLSSIPYILAIVLMLGASFLSDKLLNRGSFVWPFLLIGAVSFYASYEIGTSNFWLSFLLLVIAGGAMYAPYGPFFAIIPEILPRNVAGGAMALINSMGALGSFAGSYIVGYLNAATGGYGASYIFMAGSLFFSAILTVWALHKPKKKRVATLPVHSS
- a CDS encoding sugar phosphate isomerase/epimerase family protein, translated to MNHVIVPLNVFPKNQVIEKGQESFLPLIAQSGAYGAEIRRELFQEAQGLPLKNIKIELQRHSLYIVYSAPIELWKEGGKLNNSQLEMVIDEAYRLGAKILKLSLGHYQKSTSDIRLLKEVLRNSRITENNLKLLIENDQTHHGGNIDRLREFFETVYEHKVPIEMTFDTGNWDYVNECGDQAVRQLSKYVAYIHLKQVESIDGERVTIPISLEKWREIESYFPRKMLKAIEFPIQSLDQIKKYIEMFLEKTNESEESL